The Nicotiana tabacum cultivar K326 chromosome 5, ASM71507v2, whole genome shotgun sequence sequence TGCAGAGAAATAAATCACAGAGGAATTTAACAACGAATTAGACATGAATTCCTCAATATTCAAATAATAgcaggatgcagaaaagacattGCACAAAAGTGGATCACATACCATGTAGCCATGCCTATTTGctaattattttatgaaaaaacaTTCTCGTAACGAAAATTTAATCTCACACTTAGTCCACTAAAACAATGTATGATACACGTATCACAATCCCATCGACATTACCCTCATTAACAGGCCCCTCGCTGCACCCATAAGAACCTTAAAAGGGCTTTCTTGCCACAATTCTAGTTTATGTAGGAAAAATATTTCAAGCAGCCAAATAGATGACTGAGTTCATCCCCAACAAGATTATCTGGTTTATTTAGCTATGAAGGACGAAGTAGTAGAACAAAGAAATTAGATTGAAGGTAGAAAAATGTTCGCCATTCAAACAATTTATTTGAATGACAGGTCAAAAAAAATTCCAGAAATAAAGAAGCATCAAGAATTTTCTCAGTGAAATGTTCATGATTAGTGTGTATGACCTACGATCACTTTTATAATTTGTGTGTTTCTTAATCATTACATTCCCTGCCTATTTCATATGTAACCCAATTTAGATGCATATCCCGCAAATGATTCACTAGTTTTTGGGTCGTCAACATGTTCAGGTCGTAAATTGTGAAAACAAGTATCAAGAGCGATACATTCAAAACAATATAACTATAtaggaaagaaagaacaaaattcCAGGAGAAGCTTTATTGCTGGAACTCTGTGGTTCCTTTCTGTACTCTAACCGTCAGAATTGATCTTTGCAGTATACTGAATCATCTTCCTAGGTGTGGACACTAATTTGCTCTTCAAATTAGACTGTAACTACTTATTTTGGGATGAGATAAGATTTTATTTATACGTTGATATTACAAAGATTGCACTTAAAATCTGAGTAATTACAACATTGAGATTGGTAATAAACTTGTTGAGTCTCTACCAAGAAAGTTTCTTGATGACCTTAAAAGAGTCCAGCATTGCAATTCATGCACCACTATGATGAACTGAAAACTAAACAAAGAATGAGCTTTCAACTTTTCCTCAATATTTATTTTACCTTCAAgcctaagaaaaagaaaaggccaTGGAATTGAATAtgcctctagtgctcatattcATGAATATTTCAGATGGGACATGAGTGAACTTCAGAAAAGCAGCAATATCAGATGCAAAATTCAACTAGGGCATAATAATATGCTTATTACCGTCAGCTGAATTTGGGGAAACAGGAAAGTAAAGCGATGAAATAAACTCCGAATAGATTAAGAATCTTGAATAATCTCGTGAGAGAGCACTGCCAACGACGactgacaaaaaaaaaaattgggaccAGAATATCACTGCCGCGTTGAGGCGAAAAAAATTTGGCACTCTGATGTTGAGCTTTCGCCATATAAACTCTGCAAAACTACAGGTCTTGGACGGTGTGGGACTATCTACTGCATATATAGAATATGCCCAAATCACAATAGCATCGAAAGTTGTGTGCTAATCTTTGGAACTTGCCATTTTAAGTGATTAAATGTTTCTGACGATGGAGTACTCTACCCTTCAACTTCTAACTTTGTGCCTTGAAATAATTTTTGTGGATCCAAATTGCGGTATAACCTAATAAGCCCTCGATCGCACATTCATAGAGTTGTCGACCAGAGCGCTAGCAGCGCACAATAGTGGAGTCATTTTCTTCAGAATGACAACAAAATGGTATATCCCAGAAATTAGGATCACCATCAATAAACATTAGTGATTCAACAGGCCTTTTACCTCAATAGTTGCGTCATTTTCTTCAGAATGAAAGGAATGACACTGCTTTGGCATTTGCATATCCATGTAGAATATAATAAATGTTTCCTTGGAGCAAACAAACACATCAACCAGAATTAGCGTGATGGCAAGTCCAAGCATTTAACAACCATAGAATGTCATTATTAAAACTATTTCTCAAAAGAGCTTCCATAACATCTTTAGTTCCCACTTTTTTACAGGAAGCCTCAATATCTTACTTCTGTCCAATTAATATTAGAGCTTCACTATTTAAAGATAACTGGTTACAGTTAACAAGCTTCAGAGCGGTTCCAAGTCTCACGTGTCGACAGTTCCTCATCTAATGTTGAAATAACTCAAGAACAGGACAACACCCTTGATCCATTAGAAATAACTTTTTACACCACAGTTCTCCATACTCCTTTTGTTCCTCCGAAATTTTTGTACTTTTATTACGTAAACTAAACTCAAAACCAAAGTACCTCTTGAACTTGCTCTGCACTGGGCTATCCACCAATATAAAATCAAAGGAGGCAAAATAGCTACTTCCAGAAAGTTGTTTGGCCGCTTGCATCTGCGATACATTTTATGGCACTACTTGTTTTATATTCCCTGGAGCAAGCATCAATATTTGAGATATCTGCAGTTTTATCTTTCTAAGACCTTTATCGAAGACCTTTTGCTCCTTATTTTCCATGATTTCAACGCCAGGAAATTGAGATCTAGAGTAGCCTTGCATTTTCTGTCATTCTTGTATACTCCTTGCTGAGTAATAGGTTTAAATGCTTCTATCACCTTGGAAGTAAACTGCAAGGAACCAAATTTATTGATTGTTGTATTTTGATCCGACAGTGTTTAGCATCATTCCCCTTTTTCTTAAGAATAGGCTCAATTGCCTTGTCCTGTATCCTAGCTTGTTCTACAGCATGACTTAATGTAGAAGGTCGAAACAATTTTACGGACAGCTTAATTTCCTCCCTAAGCCCTCTTATAAAACTAGATAAGAAATAAGCTTCATTCAAAGCAAGATTTCTAACCACCATTTGAGCTCTCAGTGCTTTAAATTCCTCTAAATAATCCTCAACTCTTCACTTCTCAGTCAATTTATTAAAATTCCAAAAACATAGACATTTGAAGTCTCAACCCTTAAAATTTGACCGTTGCAATACAGGCACACTATATGCTAAAATGAAAACTAAAGAAAGTACGATCACTCAATTTGGCTCAACATTTATTTACATTCAAAGAGAAGAAACACAAAAGACCACGCAGGATATACTGTAAGTGCTCATATTTATAAATGTAGACCACGCAGGATATACTGCAAGTGCTcatctatatactatattaaaagcacgaaggcccttagcgaaatgtcgttcgccttttttaccctttaaaaatagagtttacattggataaaatagtaatttaattattttcctaatatgtaggaatagtcatttaatcattttcctaatatttaggactacaAAATCAACTAGGTTTTATATATATTACATCCATCCTTATTAGGAATACGTAGAAAGCCTTAATATTTAATTAGAACTTCAAAAacattaatattttactttatataaatttttaCACTTAAATAATATATGAATGGtaagaaaaggaaagaattaaAAAGACTAACGAAAGAGGACGTAACCACTTCGTGGTATTTAGAAGTTTGCCCCTTTGGACGGCGCTAGCATAATAGCATTACAACCAAGAATTAAATCAAAAAAAGAGGACGTACGACATTCTTGGAAGATAACGGAGTaaactttttttgtattttgatttaggtgaaatttttttatatattaaaatactttaaAATATACAAGTCTATTGCATTAATAATATATTCTACATTGTATCTTTAACTTTCAAAAGTTTTAAATTAACTATTATAATTATTTGGAATGTTGAGCACGAATCAATAATAAACTCAGAAATTATCAGTTATTCTAAGAAGATAATTTATGAGATCAActaaatttttaaaatgataagaaattaaGTTGAATATAAATGGGTTTCTTGACTACAGaaataattattttctaaaaGTGCATTCAAATTTTATACTTTATTTTTGGTATATAGTAGgcaaaataatcatttaattattagcataatatttaggaatagtaatttaattatttctccTAATAAATAGGAATATGAAATCATCTCAATTTTGTATATTCATGAAACCTGCcttatttgaaaaaataaagatGTAAAAACCGAGTAGGAACGTATAGCTGAATGATATACTTGGAAAACAATCTTTGGTCATTAGTTTCTTAGAGGTAATTTAATTCCCTTTATTTatgttgtttttcttatttttttttttgataaggtgataaggtaatttcttatttctttctAGACTATCATACATCCTATGTTTTTAAGCATAAttaacttatgaaattcttataGATGAATAGATTGTATTAAAAGAGTAAGTTAGCAAATTGATCAAACTTTTCCCATTAACTTCTAAGAACAAAATTAACTATCACGAGTTTAATATAAAAGACAACAGAAGACTAAATTAATAATTGCAGAACTTTGATAGTTTTACATTTTTTCCTTTTGTAAGTTTAAAGGGTGTTTCGTATTCATTTATTCGCAATACAGTGTTGATGTTCTTTTAATTAAGACGGTCTTTAGAAAAATTtataacattttatttttctgttgatATGTTTCCTTTGATATAGAGTGTTGATCGTTAAACTTTACATATGGGGTTTAACATTTAAAGCTTGTTCCTACAAGAAGTCACACGGAGTGGACAATTTTAGCATTGGGACTAAGTTATAGTAGAAATAGAGTTCTTAATTGAAGAACACAAAGATGAACAATTGCAGTATTATCAGTCTACAAAATAATAACATATACTAGGATTAAATGAAAAGGAACAACAAAAAAATTCTATAGCTGTTGAGTTTCTCTGACCATAAGGGTCTCTTTGGGGGTTTTTAATATTAGTTttacataattatatttttagtatacttttttaacaataccaaaatcaacatatTGTAATGCATTCTCCAAGTAGTACACTAAAAAGAACAATATCGAGTTAAAGTAtgttcattatttttaaaaggacagaATTCCAGTCATATTGTAgaataaataatactcttattctactcttttattttttaaaaataatgccACTTCAAATGCGAGAGTCAAACTTTTTAATCTTAGGTTAGGTTAATTTTAAAACAGAGAATAAACATTAAGTATTTGATTGGCATTTTGTGACCTTCCTCGTGTAAAAGATATTGTTCAATATTCTTGGAATTCGGAATCGTAGTATCTAACCAatattttggattattttttttggtATGTAGAAGTCCTAAAATAATCATGCTTTCCTCTTATTTCTAACTCTCCATTGATACTTCCTTTTTAGGTTCTTGATTGGTTAATGTCTTCATCAACCTAACTATTTGTTGGTAAGTTTCCTACCGAAAATAGAATTCTAAAACTAAATCAGTATAGAATAAGAAGTTGAACACTTCTATTAAAATATCAcgatttcatattctttattaaaAACTATTTAACATGGAATTATTAATTTAAACGTGTGGTGCTATAGGAAAAAGATACTTATTATCCTTGCGAGTTGAACTCCTCCCTAAAGTCGTTTATGACTTAAaatgtttcttttaaaattacaaaattgTATAACAAAAGTACTTAAAAACTTTTATGGAATAAGATAAGAAAAAATGACTGACAGTagtactttatttttttaaagaataaaTGTGCACTTTATTGATATAGGTTAAATTATTACTGTTAATATATGTGGTCAAGTTGTAAAATTTTAGTAAGAATAGTACTTAAAGTTTTGatggaatgaaaaagaaaaagaaggataACATTAAGTTTTCATTCTTTTTAATATCAATGTGCATGTTATTTGTTGTAGATAGGCAAACAAGAGTTTTGATCTTGACGACCGAAGCAACAAAAAGTAACATATATCAAGAACCTCATTTTATCCGGTGTGAATAACATTATTCAGAAGATATATTGAACCAACCACTATATTGTATCAATATTTATAGTATATAATAACGATCATTGAACTAAATGAATATAACATTGTGCTTATTTTGATGTCAACTGCTATTAATTAACTTTTATTGCTTGACGTGgtatacacgtgcaacgcacgtacactaaaactagtatTTATAAATGTCTCATGAGtgatttttacaaaaacattaaTATCAGAATAAAAATTACACTAGGGCATAATAAGCTTATCCCCGTCAACTAATTTGGGACAGAAGATAAAAAGGGACAAGGAAAACTTCAAATAGTTTACGAACCTCAAGAAATCTCGGGAGAGAGCATCGCCGCGGCCGACCGGAAAAACTTCTTTGGCATCGGAGTATAGCCGATATCACCGCTGGCGAGATGGTAAAAACAATTCGGACCATTTCTCGATTTGTGCGTGCCATCCTTGCACAGGGCATGCTAATCTTCTCTGTATCGTTCCAATTTTATAGGATGTCCCCGAAGGAACGAACTCCCATGTTGAGCTAGGGTTTTTATTGTGCCGTAAAGCTCCTTCTCTGTTCGATGAGGGAGAAAGAACGTACAAGTGTAAAATACCATTTTGAGTCCTAAAGTTAAGGAACTGAATACTTCCATCCTATTTTAAgaacatttatttcaaaatcacCCCTTATGTATTTATTCACTTGATAACGTTCCCTCTGCACTTCTGAAGATGTCAAAATTACCCTCTTTTTCCTACTATTCTTTAACCCAAGATGTTGAACAACACAAGACGATGCTATGGTACAGTAACAGTTGGTCCAGAGGGACTTTCATGTCAAAATTGAAATGTAGTGTAGACATGCCAAAGGCATTAGAGATACCTTAAGATTCAGGCAGTACCAGTTGCTCACAGCTCAAGGGAAACCACAGAACCAGAAGGCTGACCGAAAAAGGTTTGCAAATAAAGTAAAAAGTCTCCAGCCAATGCAAGCTTTCTGAGATCAACATTTTTCTTCACTCCTAGTCCAATAAGCATTGAAGCAACATCCTCAGTAGTCACGCTTCCAGAGGCACCTGAGCATATGGACAACCTCCAGATTCAGAGGAATCCACTGTCAATTGCTAAGAAAAACAATCGACAAATATATTGTAccatatcatttaagtcttaaagcAAACATATTGCATAAATTCCACATTAACAATTCAATTAAGTGTTTTGCAAAACCTGAGTTTGAAATAAAAAGTTATCTACTCCGATTCACCTCACGTGGTAAACAGATAATTTAAGAATTAGGAGAATCACAGTTAAACCACCACTCTTTCAGATCAAATCATTAAGGAAGGAAGTTAGGGGATTGCGAGGCGAAGGTAAATAGAACCTAATCCAATTTGTTTGACTCGGAAATAACATATGCCATATGATATTAGACATTCTGATGTTATCACAGATACAACAGAACAAAAAACGCAAGATGTTCAAGGATAAAATCATCCTAAAAATGCTTTCTAGGAGAACTCGATAAACAACAAAATGTTGATTACGCTATTCGGACACACAAAAGTCACGTATCTGAGGTGTACCAATTTTCGTCATACAAAACTAGCAGCTTAGACCACAAGGCTGCATCACCGAGACGAGCAATTTAtcacttagtttttttttttaatttttaagttcAGAATTCACTTAAAGTAGGTAAAATTGTCTTCTCATTTTGCAGTCCATCTGTTGAACCAACTGCCACTATCTTCTGGGAATCAGGGATAGATCCCACAAACTGCATATTCATTTATAAGCTGCCACAATACTAGGAGAAACACTTCTTTTGTAACTTAAATCGCGAGGACTTGAGAAAAGAATCATATCTCTACCTTTCGTACAACTTAATTGAAAAGAATCATTCCTTCGATTGAagtccctttttttcatttttgccaTAGGAAGGCTTCTCGCTGCAAGGAAATACTTCACTGTGGTAAACCATGTACTCATGCCTATTTGTTAATTCTGTAATGATGTAATATATCTTTGACTAATTATCATAGGTTATAAAAAAGACACCAAAACAATGTATGATGCAGTATCAGAATCCCATCGACAATCCCCTCATTAACAATCCTTAACTGCCTATGGAGTGGGAATATACCTTATCTGCTCATATTCCTAAATGCTACAGATTTCACGAGTGAATTTCACAAAAATTAAACAGTAATAAGCCTATCGCCATTTGGGGAAACATGAAATTAAACAGAATGATACTAAATCCGAACAGTTTACGGACCTTAAGAAACCTCGTAAGAGCGCATCACCGCCGGAGACGACCGGCAAAAATAACTGAGGAAAAAATTTGAGCCGGAGAATCGCAGCCGGCGAGGCCAAAAAAATTTGGACCATTTCTCGATTTGTGAGCTTCCGCCATATTAAGCCTGACGATATTCAGTTGTGGTCGTTGGAATAGAACCAGAAAAGGGTCTTGTGTTTACTCGTTTAGTTGAGCCCTTTTCTAAAAGCCCATAACGAAATGGGCTGCTTGTGGGCTATACTATACTAGAATAATCTTTTCTCATGGCATTTTGGAGAAAAAATGACTTTTTTTGAGTCATGAAAATAGATTTATTGATACTAACTCTATTTATTATAAAAGTCGAGACACATTTTTCAAGTATGACGTAATTTCTTatgtgatttttatcaaatttatATTCTTTTGACCCAGGTTTGTTCGAATCCTCTAGTATTCATATGAAGTATTATGATTAATCTATCGACAGTAACTCAAAGTTTTTGTTCTGCATCCACAACTTCCTTTGTGTTGTAGAACCAATTCTTTATCTTTCACgccaaaattaaataaaaatatcagTTTAATCATATGTCATAATTTAGCTCTCTTTTTTTGTGTCATGATTTAGTTGCTATAATTCTGCCTTGTTAGGACTCCTCGCAACAACGAACAATAAcgatattcttaaaatgaggtgAGAATAtatatggtttaattaattccggTTAAATGATAATATTTCATGTAAAAAGAGTGTGACCCTTATTCCTCAAAGAGTTTAAAGAACTTTTTATTTATCAAATAACTACAAATCTAATAGCCGAATCCCAACCAAACTCAGTTCGTTAAAAACTTCTCCATGTTTTCTCAAATATTTAAAATCCCAGGGCATATCTCAAATGAAAAGAAGACCTAAATTTCTTCATGTTTTCTAatcatgttgtcacgatccagaGGTGGATCTAGGATTCCGGAAGAATGAGTGCACCATTGCTTTTAAGATAAATATTAAGTTTGCTGACATAAATTTTTACAGTACGATAACTTAGGAAGCAAAAAATAATTAGTTTCATTATCACAAAAAAGAAAACATCATCAATTTACAATTGTATTCGACGAGTTTTCATACTTTGAAAACGATATATAATAGCATCATCTACTTATAGTTGCAAATACTTTACGCTCTATATTGCAAATTAAATAACCATTCAAAAATTCTTCACTAATGCTATTACGTAGATCATTTTTAATGAGCTTCATTGAGGAGAATGTTTTTTTCACGATTGCAGTAGCAACAGGTAGAATCAAAGTAAGCTTCACAAGTAAATAAACATGACACCAAGTTTAATCTAATTTTGTCTTTGCCATCACTATAGCAAGATCCTTAATTCCCTTCAAGTTGACAAACTTGTTATCACACATTCGAGCATAGACTAAGAAATTATCAAGCTGAAAACTGAGATCTCGAAGCTTGTTGTCATCAAACTCACTTGGATAATAGTTGGTCAACTTCATTATTCTGTCTTTGTCAAAATTAGCAAATGAATCAACCGGATTCAAGCAAGCCATACCAAGGAGTACGTCACTAGTCACTACATCAAAGCGTTTATTTAGCTCATGAAGTTGCAAATCAATAACTGCATAAAATATTTCCACATTTTGGAAATCATAATATCATATTATGATTCCCAAAATATTTTTGTCACACTACTTACGCTTCGATCTTGGATAGTTTTCATCCATTTTGGGAATCATAATATCATGTTTACCACAAAATGAGTAAACCTTAATCATCAAAGACTCCAATTCACTTTCTCTCATCGTTTGTAATCTTGTCTTTGCAAGGTCAAGCAAGCTCATAGCATTGACGATGTCttgatcattttttattttttttataaagctTTGTTCAATTCATTTGTAAGAAGCAACATCTTGAACATCAAgtgcaacaaaaatacaaattCAAATTCATGAATATTTTCCAAAAGATTTTTTGCTGCAAATCTCTCAAGAGAATGAGAACTATTATGTTGCATATCTTTAAACACATTAATAATCGAAGAAAatataatcatgaaattttcCAAAGTCTTAAAATGGGATCACCAACGAGTATTACCTGGTCGTTGGAGTTCACATTCTTGATTCAATCCTTGCCCAGTAAATATTTCTCCATATTTAATTAATTCTTCCAGCTACTCTACTTGGTGTTGTCGAAGTAATTCCCTGCATTTAAAAGATACTCCAATAGTATTCAATGCATTAGTGACAACATCAAAAAAATTATTCACATCCGGGTAATTTTTTGAAAGAGTTACAAGTGTCAATTGCAATTGATGGGCAAAACAATGTACACGATATGCAGATGGCGCGTCTTTTAAAATCAAAGACTTCAGGCCATTTATTCTTCCTTGCATATTACCAGCACTGTCATAATCTTGTCCATGTAGCTTGGATAAACTTAATGAgtgaaccaaagcaaatcattaatTATTTTCTGTAATGATAGTGCAGATGTATCATTCACGTGGACAATACCCAAAAAGCGCTCTATCACCTCCccacttttgttagcatatcGTATAACTAGGGCCATTTGCTTTTTATGTGAGATGTCCTTTGATTCATCAACTAACTAATATCCTAAAGAAATCACCATCCAAGTCTTTGATGATAGCTTTAATTGTTTCTTTAGCACAAACATCCACAATATCCTTTTGAATTGCAGGACAAATCATCATATCATTTTTTGGAGTTGTATGTAATATTACCTTTTCCACATCCGAATGCTTATCCCATGAAATTCCAAAAGTTCAAGAAAAAGACCTTTATATTCAGAATATCCACTCTCATCATGACCACGAAATGACAATCCATTTCTTAAGAGAAATTTCACCACATCAACCGAGACATTTAAGCGAATTCGATGATCACTTTTTGCTTTGTCACTTTACTTGTGAAAAGAAGATTGGATTGATTGTTCTTGATTTATCAAATCTTGCATCCTGTTGAAACATTTGTAATGGATACTATTTACTTCACCAGCATGCATTCTAAGTCTTTCCATACCCTTGTTCCAACCCTTAAATCCATCTTTTGTAAATTCATCCCTCGCATTACCACGACTTTCAAGTTCattcttaaataaataataacaCGAACAAAATGTAGCATCAGCTTTTATGCTATATTCCAATCATTGAGAATATGAACCCTTAAACCTATCCGGATTAAATTGATGCATTTTGTTCCCAAACTTAATTTTAGGGAAAGCATGACCACTCGGTTGACAAGGCCCTTGCTAAATATAGCGTCTCCTGACACGAcctaacactactagaaatccgatAATTAGCGACCCAAAAAagagaccaacgttggtcggtttaggcaaattaccgaccaaaactcGTCCAAACATGCTTGATCGCTATTTTGGTTACCTACCAAGGTTGGTCGTTTTAATAtaccgaccaaggttggtcgctaagtaccgaccaacgttggtcgcaaaGGTAAAAAGACCAACTGTGCAATTTAAAGgatataccgaccaactttgatcggtaacaatattttaataatttaattttaccgaccaaagttggtcgatatatttaaattacgttatgttattaattattaata is a genomic window containing:
- the LOC142180926 gene encoding uncharacterized protein LOC142180926 is translated as MSLLDLAKTRLQTMRESELESLMIKVYSFCGKHDIMIPKMDENYPRSKLIDLQLHELNKRFDVVTSDVLLGMACLNPVDSFANFDKDRIMKLTNYYPSEFDDNKLRDLSFQLDNFLVYARMCDNKFVNLKGIKDLAIVMAKTKLD